The Acinetobacter calcoaceticus sequence TACTTAATCGTGTAAAACGACTAAAAGGGCAAATTAACAGTATTGAGCATGCCGTTGAACAGTCGGATATTTCATGCATAGAAATACTACAGCAAGTCGCTGCAATTAAAGGGGCAATAAACGGCCTGATGAGTGAATTGATGGAACAACATTTACATCACCATGTGCTCAAAGAAGCACAGGTTGATCAAAATGAATTAGATGAGTTTTTAAAAGTTCTAAAAAGATACGGCTAACGAGATGACTGAATGACACAGCCATCTGCATCATTCAGTTTTTTAATTATTTTCCAATACA is a genomic window containing:
- a CDS encoding metal/formaldehyde-sensitive transcriptional repressor encodes the protein MSHIGQDKKILNRVKRLKGQINSIEHAVEQSDISCIEILQQVAAIKGAINGLMSELMEQHLHHHVLKEAQVDQNELDEFLKVLKRYG